In one Myxocyprinus asiaticus isolate MX2 ecotype Aquarium Trade chromosome 1, UBuf_Myxa_2, whole genome shotgun sequence genomic region, the following are encoded:
- the LOC127421289 gene encoding interleukin-8-like: protein MNFLLLFTLIAASILLSSAIQPLGAGYNSHCMCLKLESRVIPPDNHRSVEILPKGPHCKTTEVIAGLSSGEKICLNPRTSWVKKLIHFEKKQQGIKKVF, encoded by the exons ATGAACTTCCTCCTGTTGTTCACCTTAATTGCAGCCAGCATTCTCCTTTCCAGTG CGATACAGCCTCTTGGCGCAGGTTACAACAGCCATTGCATGTGTTTAAAACTAGAGTCTAGGGTAATCCCACCGGACAACCACCGAAGTGTGGAGATCCTGCCTAAAGGTCCTCACTGCAAGACTACAGAGGTTAT TGCTGGTTTATCAAGTGGAGAGAAGATCTGCCTGAACCCCAGAACATCATGGGTTAAAAAACTCATTCACTTTGAGAAAAAACAACAAGGGATCAAGAAAGTCTTCTGA